From Shewanella acanthi:
ATGAAGCAAGGCATGGAACAGGTCAAAAGTCACCGCAAGGTCACAGGCGATGCCTATCAGTACCAATGGTCACTCAAGATTGAGCCGGAGTTTCAGCTGCCCTTTAACCCGACCCATGACATTATGGCGAATTTGAACTTACACTTTCAAACTAATAAGGCCGAATTGGCTGCCAATCTTAGAAAGGCGTTTTCGGGTATTGTGGCCGGTAATGTAAAAACGGATACTATCAAGCAGATAGAGAAACTCGGCCCCTTCAAACTGAAGGGTGACCCAAGGTTGATGACCTTAATGGATAATCTGTTAAATGCCTTTGTGACACAGCATAGGATGAAGCTTCCGGGGAGTGCCTACGTTCCCTGCTACGACATTGTGAAGTAATAAATGCAGCATGAATAAATTCTTGATAATCGATGGACTAAATCTTGTTCGGCGCATTTATGCGGCGATCCCAGATGAAAACGACATGGACAGCCTAAGGGAGCGAGTGATTTCTGCCTGCACTAAGTTGATGCGCTTTCACCAGCCAACCCATGTCGCCATCGTCTGGGACGGTGATGAAATATCCTGGCGCAAACAACTCTACCCCGATTACAAAAAAGGCCGTAAACCTATGCCCGAACCTTTGGCGAAGGAACTTGCGGCGCTGCAGCAACAATTACAGCAACGTCATATCAATTCGATTTACGCCGCATCAGAAGCCGATGATGTGATTGCGACATTGGCGGTAAAAACCGTTAAAGCTCAGGGAGAGGCCATTCTTGTATCGACCGATAAGGGCTTCAGTCAGCTCAATCATCCGCGCATTTTACAGTGGGATCATTTTAATCAGCAGTATTTAGATATTACTGAACTGGAGAATAAACTTGGCGTTGACCGTAAGCAATTTCTTGATTTTATGGCGCTTGCAGGTGACAGCGGTAATAAGATCCCAGGCATTGCGGGTATTGGCCCTAAATCGGCAGCGGAGTTACTACGTACTTTTCGAACGCTAGCCACCTTGTTCTCATCGCTTTCAAACCTAGG
This genomic window contains:
- the xni gene encoding flap endonuclease Xni, translating into MNKFLIIDGLNLVRRIYAAIPDENDMDSLRERVISACTKLMRFHQPTHVAIVWDGDEISWRKQLYPDYKKGRKPMPEPLAKELAALQQQLQQRHINSIYAASEADDVIATLAVKTVKAQGEAILVSTDKGFSQLNHPRILQWDHFNQQYLDITELENKLGVDRKQFLDFMALAGDSGNKIPGIAGIGPKSAAELLRTFRTLATLFSSLSNLGAKQARKLAEGKEMARLSYKLAQLQTDLPLNINLKDFRAPNPIVGQPQ